In Brassica rapa cultivar Chiifu-401-42 chromosome A06, CAAS_Brap_v3.01, whole genome shotgun sequence, a single window of DNA contains:
- the LOC103873042 gene encoding probable 2-oxoglutarate-dependent dioxygenase At3g49630 isoform X2: MATNFKPHLPIIDISPLLVKCAACKCDDPDMMDDTGVAKVVRKLDRACRDVGFFYVIGHGISESLMRKVKEMTHRFFELPYEEKLKIKITPAAGYRGYQKIGVNYTSGKQDFHEAIDCYREFKQGKYGETGKVLEGLNQWPENPQEYKGLMDEYINLCTDLSRNILRGISLALGGSPYEFEGEMVGDPFWVMRIIGYPGVNQENVIGCGAHTDYGLLTLINQDDDKTALQVKNLAGDWVSAIPIPGSFICNIGDMLKVLFVLSLFLFFVVTILENIWESYMQILSNGVYESTLHRVINNSPLCRTNFDAMVEPLDVFKEKYPGDKRSEVSKRVVYGEHLVSKVQTTFANLLEYS, encoded by the exons ATGGCTACAAACTTCAAGCCACACTTACCAATTATCG ACATCAGTCCTTTACTTGTCAAATGCGCAGCCTGCAAATGCGATGATCCCGACATGATGGACGATACTGGCGTGGCGAAGGTCGTCCGAAAACTAGACCGGGCTTGTCGGGACGTCGGATTCTTCTACGTG ATTGGTCATGGAATTTCGGAGAGTCTTATGAGGAAGGTGAAAGAGATGACACATCGATTCTTCGAGCTTCCATATGAGGAGAAACTTAAGATCAAGATTACTCCAGCAGCTGGATATAG AGGATATCAGAAAATTGGAGTGAACTACACGAGCGGGAAACAAGATTTCCACGAAGCAATTGAT TGTTACAGAGAGTTCAAGCAAGGAAAGTATGGGGAAACTGGAAAGGTCTTGGAAGGGTTAAACCAGTG GCCAGAAAATCCTCAAGAGTACAAAGGGTTGATGGATGAGTATATTAATTTATGCACAG ATCTCTCTAGAAACATCCTAAGAGGAATCTCCTTAGCTCTTGGTGGATCACCTTATGAATTTGAGGGAGAAATGGTTGGGGATCCTTTTTGGGTAATGCGTATTATTGGTTATCCAGGTGTAAACCAAGAAAATGTTATCGGATG TGGAGCTCACACTGACTATG GTTTGTTGACGCTTATAAATCAAGACGATGATAAAACTGCTCTTCAG GTGAAAAACTTGGCTGGTGATTGGGTATCAGCTATTCCAATCCCTGGATCATTTATTTGTAACATCGGTGACATGTTAAAGGTTTTgtttgttctctctctctttctctttttcgtTGTGACAATTCTCGAAAACATTTGGGAATCATATATGCAGATACTTTCAAATGGAGTATACGAATCCACACTTCATAGAGTGATCAATAACTCTCCTCTATGCCGT ACTAACTTTGACGCGATGGTTGAGCCACTGGATGTCTTCAAAGAGAAGTATCCAGGAGATAAAAGATCTGAAGTTTCCAAAAGAGTTGTATATGGAGAGCATCTCGTTAGCAAAGTCCAGACCACCTTCGCAAATTTATTGGAATACAGttaa
- the LOC103873042 gene encoding probable 2-oxoglutarate-dependent dioxygenase At3g49630 isoform X9 — protein MATNFKPHLPIIDISPLLVKCAACKCDDPDMMDDTGVAKVVRKLDRACRDVGFFYVIGHGISESLMRKVKEMTHRFFELPYEEKLKIKITPAAGYRGYQKIGVNYTSGKQDFHEAIDCYREFKQGKYGETGKVLEGLNQWPENPQEYKGLMDEYINLCTDLSRNILRGISLALGGSPYEFEGEMVGDPFWVMRIIGYPGVNQENVIGCGAHTDYGLLTLINQDDDKTALQILSNGVYESTLHRVINNSPLCRTNFDAMVEPLDVFKEKYPGDKRSEVSKRVVYGEHLVSKVQTTFANLLEYS, from the exons ATGGCTACAAACTTCAAGCCACACTTACCAATTATCG ACATCAGTCCTTTACTTGTCAAATGCGCAGCCTGCAAATGCGATGATCCCGACATGATGGACGATACTGGCGTGGCGAAGGTCGTCCGAAAACTAGACCGGGCTTGTCGGGACGTCGGATTCTTCTACGTG ATTGGTCATGGAATTTCGGAGAGTCTTATGAGGAAGGTGAAAGAGATGACACATCGATTCTTCGAGCTTCCATATGAGGAGAAACTTAAGATCAAGATTACTCCAGCAGCTGGATATAG AGGATATCAGAAAATTGGAGTGAACTACACGAGCGGGAAACAAGATTTCCACGAAGCAATTGAT TGTTACAGAGAGTTCAAGCAAGGAAAGTATGGGGAAACTGGAAAGGTCTTGGAAGGGTTAAACCAGTG GCCAGAAAATCCTCAAGAGTACAAAGGGTTGATGGATGAGTATATTAATTTATGCACAG ATCTCTCTAGAAACATCCTAAGAGGAATCTCCTTAGCTCTTGGTGGATCACCTTATGAATTTGAGGGAGAAATGGTTGGGGATCCTTTTTGGGTAATGCGTATTATTGGTTATCCAGGTGTAAACCAAGAAAATGTTATCGGATG TGGAGCTCACACTGACTATG GTTTGTTGACGCTTATAAATCAAGACGATGATAAAACTGCTCTTCAG ATACTTTCAAATGGAGTATACGAATCCACACTTCATAGAGTGATCAATAACTCTCCTCTATGCCGT ACTAACTTTGACGCGATGGTTGAGCCACTGGATGTCTTCAAAGAGAAGTATCCAGGAGATAAAAGATCTGAAGTTTCCAAAAGAGTTGTATATGGAGAGCATCTCGTTAGCAAAGTCCAGACCACCTTCGCAAATTTATTGGAATACAGttaa
- the LOC103873042 gene encoding probable 2-oxoglutarate-dependent dioxygenase At3g49630 isoform X4: MFEQACKCDDPDMMDDTGVAKVVRKLDRACRDVGFFYVIGHGISESLMRKVKEMTHRFFELPYEEKLKIKITPAAGYRGYQKIGVNYTSGKQDFHEAIDCYREFKQGKYGETGKVLEGLNQWPENPQEYKGLMDEYINLCTDLSRNILRGISLALGGSPYEFEGEMVGDPFWVMRIIGYPGVNQENVIGCGAHTDYGLLTLINQDDDKTALQVKNLAGDWVSAIPIPGSFICNIGDMLKVLFVLSLFLFFVVTILENIWESYMQILSNGVYESTLHRVINNSPLCRVCIAFFYETNFDAMVEPLDVFKEKYPGDKRSEVSKRVVYGEHLVSKVQTTFANLLEYS, translated from the exons CCTGCAAATGCGATGATCCCGACATGATGGACGATACTGGCGTGGCGAAGGTCGTCCGAAAACTAGACCGGGCTTGTCGGGACGTCGGATTCTTCTACGTG ATTGGTCATGGAATTTCGGAGAGTCTTATGAGGAAGGTGAAAGAGATGACACATCGATTCTTCGAGCTTCCATATGAGGAGAAACTTAAGATCAAGATTACTCCAGCAGCTGGATATAG AGGATATCAGAAAATTGGAGTGAACTACACGAGCGGGAAACAAGATTTCCACGAAGCAATTGAT TGTTACAGAGAGTTCAAGCAAGGAAAGTATGGGGAAACTGGAAAGGTCTTGGAAGGGTTAAACCAGTG GCCAGAAAATCCTCAAGAGTACAAAGGGTTGATGGATGAGTATATTAATTTATGCACAG ATCTCTCTAGAAACATCCTAAGAGGAATCTCCTTAGCTCTTGGTGGATCACCTTATGAATTTGAGGGAGAAATGGTTGGGGATCCTTTTTGGGTAATGCGTATTATTGGTTATCCAGGTGTAAACCAAGAAAATGTTATCGGATG TGGAGCTCACACTGACTATG GTTTGTTGACGCTTATAAATCAAGACGATGATAAAACTGCTCTTCAG GTGAAAAACTTGGCTGGTGATTGGGTATCAGCTATTCCAATCCCTGGATCATTTATTTGTAACATCGGTGACATGTTAAAGGTTTTgtttgttctctctctctttctctttttcgtTGTGACAATTCTCGAAAACATTTGGGAATCATATATGCAGATACTTTCAAATGGAGTATACGAATCCACACTTCATAGAGTGATCAATAACTCTCCTCTATGCCGTGTATGCATCGCTTTCTTCTACGAG ACTAACTTTGACGCGATGGTTGAGCCACTGGATGTCTTCAAAGAGAAGTATCCAGGAGATAAAAGATCTGAAGTTTCCAAAAGAGTTGTATATGGAGAGCATCTCGTTAGCAAAGTCCAGACCACCTTCGCAAATTTATTGGAATACAGttaa
- the LOC103873042 gene encoding probable 2-oxoglutarate-dependent dioxygenase At3g49630 isoform X3: MATNFKPHLPIIACKCDDPDMMDDTGVAKVVRKLDRACRDVGFFYVIGHGISESLMRKVKEMTHRFFELPYEEKLKIKITPAAGYRGYQKIGVNYTSGKQDFHEAIDCYREFKQGKYGETGKVLEGLNQWPENPQEYKGLMDEYINLCTDLSRNILRGISLALGGSPYEFEGEMVGDPFWVMRIIGYPGVNQENVIGCGAHTDYGLLTLINQDDDKTALQVKNLAGDWVSAIPIPGSFICNIGDMLKVLFVLSLFLFFVVTILENIWESYMQILSNGVYESTLHRVINNSPLCRVCIAFFYETNFDAMVEPLDVFKEKYPGDKRSEVSKRVVYGEHLVSKVQTTFANLLEYS; this comes from the exons ATGGCTACAAACTTCAAGCCACACTTACCAATTATCG CCTGCAAATGCGATGATCCCGACATGATGGACGATACTGGCGTGGCGAAGGTCGTCCGAAAACTAGACCGGGCTTGTCGGGACGTCGGATTCTTCTACGTG ATTGGTCATGGAATTTCGGAGAGTCTTATGAGGAAGGTGAAAGAGATGACACATCGATTCTTCGAGCTTCCATATGAGGAGAAACTTAAGATCAAGATTACTCCAGCAGCTGGATATAG AGGATATCAGAAAATTGGAGTGAACTACACGAGCGGGAAACAAGATTTCCACGAAGCAATTGAT TGTTACAGAGAGTTCAAGCAAGGAAAGTATGGGGAAACTGGAAAGGTCTTGGAAGGGTTAAACCAGTG GCCAGAAAATCCTCAAGAGTACAAAGGGTTGATGGATGAGTATATTAATTTATGCACAG ATCTCTCTAGAAACATCCTAAGAGGAATCTCCTTAGCTCTTGGTGGATCACCTTATGAATTTGAGGGAGAAATGGTTGGGGATCCTTTTTGGGTAATGCGTATTATTGGTTATCCAGGTGTAAACCAAGAAAATGTTATCGGATG TGGAGCTCACACTGACTATG GTTTGTTGACGCTTATAAATCAAGACGATGATAAAACTGCTCTTCAG GTGAAAAACTTGGCTGGTGATTGGGTATCAGCTATTCCAATCCCTGGATCATTTATTTGTAACATCGGTGACATGTTAAAGGTTTTgtttgttctctctctctttctctttttcgtTGTGACAATTCTCGAAAACATTTGGGAATCATATATGCAGATACTTTCAAATGGAGTATACGAATCCACACTTCATAGAGTGATCAATAACTCTCCTCTATGCCGTGTATGCATCGCTTTCTTCTACGAG ACTAACTTTGACGCGATGGTTGAGCCACTGGATGTCTTCAAAGAGAAGTATCCAGGAGATAAAAGATCTGAAGTTTCCAAAAGAGTTGTATATGGAGAGCATCTCGTTAGCAAAGTCCAGACCACCTTCGCAAATTTATTGGAATACAGttaa
- the LOC103873042 gene encoding probable 2-oxoglutarate-dependent dioxygenase At3g49630 isoform X6 produces the protein MMDDTGVAKVVRKLDRACRDVGFFYVIGHGISESLMRKVKEMTHRFFELPYEEKLKIKITPAAGYRGYQKIGVNYTSGKQDFHEAIDCYREFKQGKYGETGKVLEGLNQWPENPQEYKGLMDEYINLCTDLSRNILRGISLALGGSPYEFEGEMVGDPFWVMRIIGYPGVNQENVIGCGAHTDYGLLTLINQDDDKTALQVKNLAGDWVSAIPIPGSFICNIGDMLKVLFVLSLFLFFVVTILENIWESYMQILSNGVYESTLHRVINNSPLCRVCIAFFYETNFDAMVEPLDVFKEKYPGDKRSEVSKRVVYGEHLVSKVQTTFANLLEYS, from the exons ATGATGGACGATACTGGCGTGGCGAAGGTCGTCCGAAAACTAGACCGGGCTTGTCGGGACGTCGGATTCTTCTACGTG ATTGGTCATGGAATTTCGGAGAGTCTTATGAGGAAGGTGAAAGAGATGACACATCGATTCTTCGAGCTTCCATATGAGGAGAAACTTAAGATCAAGATTACTCCAGCAGCTGGATATAG AGGATATCAGAAAATTGGAGTGAACTACACGAGCGGGAAACAAGATTTCCACGAAGCAATTGAT TGTTACAGAGAGTTCAAGCAAGGAAAGTATGGGGAAACTGGAAAGGTCTTGGAAGGGTTAAACCAGTG GCCAGAAAATCCTCAAGAGTACAAAGGGTTGATGGATGAGTATATTAATTTATGCACAG ATCTCTCTAGAAACATCCTAAGAGGAATCTCCTTAGCTCTTGGTGGATCACCTTATGAATTTGAGGGAGAAATGGTTGGGGATCCTTTTTGGGTAATGCGTATTATTGGTTATCCAGGTGTAAACCAAGAAAATGTTATCGGATG TGGAGCTCACACTGACTATG GTTTGTTGACGCTTATAAATCAAGACGATGATAAAACTGCTCTTCAG GTGAAAAACTTGGCTGGTGATTGGGTATCAGCTATTCCAATCCCTGGATCATTTATTTGTAACATCGGTGACATGTTAAAGGTTTTgtttgttctctctctctttctctttttcgtTGTGACAATTCTCGAAAACATTTGGGAATCATATATGCAGATACTTTCAAATGGAGTATACGAATCCACACTTCATAGAGTGATCAATAACTCTCCTCTATGCCGTGTATGCATCGCTTTCTTCTACGAG ACTAACTTTGACGCGATGGTTGAGCCACTGGATGTCTTCAAAGAGAAGTATCCAGGAGATAAAAGATCTGAAGTTTCCAAAAGAGTTGTATATGGAGAGCATCTCGTTAGCAAAGTCCAGACCACCTTCGCAAATTTATTGGAATACAGttaa
- the LOC103873042 gene encoding probable 2-oxoglutarate-dependent dioxygenase At3g49630 isoform X8: MATNFKPHLPIIDISPLLVKCAACKCDDPDMMDDTGVAKVVRKLDRACRDVGFFYVIGHGISESLMRKVKEMTHRFFELPYEEKLKIKITPAAGYRGYQKIGVNYTSGKQDFHEAIDCYREFKQGKYGETGKVLEGLNQWPENPQEYKGLMDEYINLCTDLSRNILRGISLALGGSPYEFEGEMVGDPFWVMRIIGYPGVNQENVIGCGAHTDYGLLTLINQDDDKTALQILSNGVYESTLHRVINNSPLCRVCIAFFYETNFDAMVEPLDVFKEKYPGDKRSEVSKRVVYGEHLVSKVQTTFANLLEYS; encoded by the exons ATGGCTACAAACTTCAAGCCACACTTACCAATTATCG ACATCAGTCCTTTACTTGTCAAATGCGCAGCCTGCAAATGCGATGATCCCGACATGATGGACGATACTGGCGTGGCGAAGGTCGTCCGAAAACTAGACCGGGCTTGTCGGGACGTCGGATTCTTCTACGTG ATTGGTCATGGAATTTCGGAGAGTCTTATGAGGAAGGTGAAAGAGATGACACATCGATTCTTCGAGCTTCCATATGAGGAGAAACTTAAGATCAAGATTACTCCAGCAGCTGGATATAG AGGATATCAGAAAATTGGAGTGAACTACACGAGCGGGAAACAAGATTTCCACGAAGCAATTGAT TGTTACAGAGAGTTCAAGCAAGGAAAGTATGGGGAAACTGGAAAGGTCTTGGAAGGGTTAAACCAGTG GCCAGAAAATCCTCAAGAGTACAAAGGGTTGATGGATGAGTATATTAATTTATGCACAG ATCTCTCTAGAAACATCCTAAGAGGAATCTCCTTAGCTCTTGGTGGATCACCTTATGAATTTGAGGGAGAAATGGTTGGGGATCCTTTTTGGGTAATGCGTATTATTGGTTATCCAGGTGTAAACCAAGAAAATGTTATCGGATG TGGAGCTCACACTGACTATG GTTTGTTGACGCTTATAAATCAAGACGATGATAAAACTGCTCTTCAG ATACTTTCAAATGGAGTATACGAATCCACACTTCATAGAGTGATCAATAACTCTCCTCTATGCCGTGTATGCATCGCTTTCTTCTACGAG ACTAACTTTGACGCGATGGTTGAGCCACTGGATGTCTTCAAAGAGAAGTATCCAGGAGATAAAAGATCTGAAGTTTCCAAAAGAGTTGTATATGGAGAGCATCTCGTTAGCAAAGTCCAGACCACCTTCGCAAATTTATTGGAATACAGttaa
- the LOC103873042 gene encoding probable 2-oxoglutarate-dependent dioxygenase At3g49630 isoform X5: protein MATNFKPHLPIIDISPLLVKCAACKCDDPDMMDDTGVAKVVRKLDRACRDVGFFYVIGHGISESLMRKVKEMTHRFFELPYEEKLKIKITPAAGYRGYQKIGVNYTSGKQDFHEAIDCYREFKQGKYGETGKVLEGLNQWPENPQEYKGLMDEYINLCTDLSRNILRGISLALGGSPYEFEGEMVGDPFWVMRIIGYPGVNQENVIGCGAHTDYGLLTLINQDDDKTALQVKNLAGDWVSAIPIPGSFICNIGDMLKILSNGVYESTLHRVINNSPLCRVCIAFFYETNFDAMVEPLDVFKEKYPGDKRSEVSKRVVYGEHLVSKVQTTFANLLEYS, encoded by the exons ATGGCTACAAACTTCAAGCCACACTTACCAATTATCG ACATCAGTCCTTTACTTGTCAAATGCGCAGCCTGCAAATGCGATGATCCCGACATGATGGACGATACTGGCGTGGCGAAGGTCGTCCGAAAACTAGACCGGGCTTGTCGGGACGTCGGATTCTTCTACGTG ATTGGTCATGGAATTTCGGAGAGTCTTATGAGGAAGGTGAAAGAGATGACACATCGATTCTTCGAGCTTCCATATGAGGAGAAACTTAAGATCAAGATTACTCCAGCAGCTGGATATAG AGGATATCAGAAAATTGGAGTGAACTACACGAGCGGGAAACAAGATTTCCACGAAGCAATTGAT TGTTACAGAGAGTTCAAGCAAGGAAAGTATGGGGAAACTGGAAAGGTCTTGGAAGGGTTAAACCAGTG GCCAGAAAATCCTCAAGAGTACAAAGGGTTGATGGATGAGTATATTAATTTATGCACAG ATCTCTCTAGAAACATCCTAAGAGGAATCTCCTTAGCTCTTGGTGGATCACCTTATGAATTTGAGGGAGAAATGGTTGGGGATCCTTTTTGGGTAATGCGTATTATTGGTTATCCAGGTGTAAACCAAGAAAATGTTATCGGATG TGGAGCTCACACTGACTATG GTTTGTTGACGCTTATAAATCAAGACGATGATAAAACTGCTCTTCAG GTGAAAAACTTGGCTGGTGATTGGGTATCAGCTATTCCAATCCCTGGATCATTTATTTGTAACATCGGTGACATGTTAAAG ATACTTTCAAATGGAGTATACGAATCCACACTTCATAGAGTGATCAATAACTCTCCTCTATGCCGTGTATGCATCGCTTTCTTCTACGAG ACTAACTTTGACGCGATGGTTGAGCCACTGGATGTCTTCAAAGAGAAGTATCCAGGAGATAAAAGATCTGAAGTTTCCAAAAGAGTTGTATATGGAGAGCATCTCGTTAGCAAAGTCCAGACCACCTTCGCAAATTTATTGGAATACAGttaa
- the LOC103873042 gene encoding probable 2-oxoglutarate-dependent dioxygenase At3g49630 isoform X7 — translation MATNFKPHLPIIDISPLLVKCAACKCDDPDMMDDTGVAKVVRKLDRACRDVGFFYVIGHGISESLMRKVKEMTHRFFELPYEEKLKIKITPAAGYRGYQKIGVNYTSGKQDFHEAIDCYREFKQGKYGETGKVLEGLNQWPENPQEYKGLMDEYINLCTDLSRNILRGISLALGGSPYEFEGEMVGDPFWVMRIIGYPGVNQENVIGCGAHTDYGLLTLINQDDDKTALQVKNLAGDWVSAIPIPGSFICNIGDMLKILSNGVYESTLHRVINNSPLCRTNFDAMVEPLDVFKEKYPGDKRSEVSKRVVYGEHLVSKVQTTFANLLEYS, via the exons ATGGCTACAAACTTCAAGCCACACTTACCAATTATCG ACATCAGTCCTTTACTTGTCAAATGCGCAGCCTGCAAATGCGATGATCCCGACATGATGGACGATACTGGCGTGGCGAAGGTCGTCCGAAAACTAGACCGGGCTTGTCGGGACGTCGGATTCTTCTACGTG ATTGGTCATGGAATTTCGGAGAGTCTTATGAGGAAGGTGAAAGAGATGACACATCGATTCTTCGAGCTTCCATATGAGGAGAAACTTAAGATCAAGATTACTCCAGCAGCTGGATATAG AGGATATCAGAAAATTGGAGTGAACTACACGAGCGGGAAACAAGATTTCCACGAAGCAATTGAT TGTTACAGAGAGTTCAAGCAAGGAAAGTATGGGGAAACTGGAAAGGTCTTGGAAGGGTTAAACCAGTG GCCAGAAAATCCTCAAGAGTACAAAGGGTTGATGGATGAGTATATTAATTTATGCACAG ATCTCTCTAGAAACATCCTAAGAGGAATCTCCTTAGCTCTTGGTGGATCACCTTATGAATTTGAGGGAGAAATGGTTGGGGATCCTTTTTGGGTAATGCGTATTATTGGTTATCCAGGTGTAAACCAAGAAAATGTTATCGGATG TGGAGCTCACACTGACTATG GTTTGTTGACGCTTATAAATCAAGACGATGATAAAACTGCTCTTCAG GTGAAAAACTTGGCTGGTGATTGGGTATCAGCTATTCCAATCCCTGGATCATTTATTTGTAACATCGGTGACATGTTAAAG ATACTTTCAAATGGAGTATACGAATCCACACTTCATAGAGTGATCAATAACTCTCCTCTATGCCGT ACTAACTTTGACGCGATGGTTGAGCCACTGGATGTCTTCAAAGAGAAGTATCCAGGAGATAAAAGATCTGAAGTTTCCAAAAGAGTTGTATATGGAGAGCATCTCGTTAGCAAAGTCCAGACCACCTTCGCAAATTTATTGGAATACAGttaa
- the LOC103873042 gene encoding probable 2-oxoglutarate-dependent dioxygenase At3g49630 isoform X1, which produces MATNFKPHLPIIDISPLLVKCAACKCDDPDMMDDTGVAKVVRKLDRACRDVGFFYVIGHGISESLMRKVKEMTHRFFELPYEEKLKIKITPAAGYRGYQKIGVNYTSGKQDFHEAIDCYREFKQGKYGETGKVLEGLNQWPENPQEYKGLMDEYINLCTDLSRNILRGISLALGGSPYEFEGEMVGDPFWVMRIIGYPGVNQENVIGCGAHTDYGLLTLINQDDDKTALQVKNLAGDWVSAIPIPGSFICNIGDMLKVLFVLSLFLFFVVTILENIWESYMQILSNGVYESTLHRVINNSPLCRVCIAFFYETNFDAMVEPLDVFKEKYPGDKRSEVSKRVVYGEHLVSKVQTTFANLLEYS; this is translated from the exons ATGGCTACAAACTTCAAGCCACACTTACCAATTATCG ACATCAGTCCTTTACTTGTCAAATGCGCAGCCTGCAAATGCGATGATCCCGACATGATGGACGATACTGGCGTGGCGAAGGTCGTCCGAAAACTAGACCGGGCTTGTCGGGACGTCGGATTCTTCTACGTG ATTGGTCATGGAATTTCGGAGAGTCTTATGAGGAAGGTGAAAGAGATGACACATCGATTCTTCGAGCTTCCATATGAGGAGAAACTTAAGATCAAGATTACTCCAGCAGCTGGATATAG AGGATATCAGAAAATTGGAGTGAACTACACGAGCGGGAAACAAGATTTCCACGAAGCAATTGAT TGTTACAGAGAGTTCAAGCAAGGAAAGTATGGGGAAACTGGAAAGGTCTTGGAAGGGTTAAACCAGTG GCCAGAAAATCCTCAAGAGTACAAAGGGTTGATGGATGAGTATATTAATTTATGCACAG ATCTCTCTAGAAACATCCTAAGAGGAATCTCCTTAGCTCTTGGTGGATCACCTTATGAATTTGAGGGAGAAATGGTTGGGGATCCTTTTTGGGTAATGCGTATTATTGGTTATCCAGGTGTAAACCAAGAAAATGTTATCGGATG TGGAGCTCACACTGACTATG GTTTGTTGACGCTTATAAATCAAGACGATGATAAAACTGCTCTTCAG GTGAAAAACTTGGCTGGTGATTGGGTATCAGCTATTCCAATCCCTGGATCATTTATTTGTAACATCGGTGACATGTTAAAGGTTTTgtttgttctctctctctttctctttttcgtTGTGACAATTCTCGAAAACATTTGGGAATCATATATGCAGATACTTTCAAATGGAGTATACGAATCCACACTTCATAGAGTGATCAATAACTCTCCTCTATGCCGTGTATGCATCGCTTTCTTCTACGAG ACTAACTTTGACGCGATGGTTGAGCCACTGGATGTCTTCAAAGAGAAGTATCCAGGAGATAAAAGATCTGAAGTTTCCAAAAGAGTTGTATATGGAGAGCATCTCGTTAGCAAAGTCCAGACCACCTTCGCAAATTTATTGGAATACAGttaa